Within Bacteroidales bacterium, the genomic segment AAAGTTCATGTACAATGTCTAATGCGCAGTTCCGTTGACACGGCTCGTAAAGCATTGGCAATGAAAGTAAAAGCCGTATTTGACCTTGCAGGTGCCAAAACTAAATTTGAAGGTGGATACCCAGGCTGGAAACCCAATATGAACTCTCCGATTTTAAAACTAATGCAGGAGACCTATAAAAAAATGTATGGCAAAACACCAGAAATAAAAGCCATACACGCAGGTTTAGAGTGCGGATTGTTGGGCGGAGTTTATCCCAATTGGGATATGATTTCATGTGGTCCAACCATTCGTTTCCCTCACTCTCCGGACGAAAAAGTAAAAATTGACACAGTTAAGAAGTTTTGGGATTTCTTATTGGAGACCCTTAAAAACGTACCCGCGAAAGGTAATTAGCAATTAGCAATGTGCAATTAGTAATTAACAATTAACAATTATAGGAAGGGTGGCTTTTACAGTCGCCCTTTTCTGTTTTTAAATGGCGGTTCGATTATACAATTCGAGATTTCTACTACGTTGCTCGTTTTGGTTTCGTTCATTTCTAAACAGGTAACTTAGAAATGACCATTGCAACACGAATCATGTCGAAATGAGCAAAGTACTTTTCGAGGAAAAATATCAATAGCAATGCCTTTTAAAGCGTTGAAAATCAATAAAATAAAATTGGCTTTAGCCGAAAATTATTAAATATTTTAGAATCCGAAAAGGTATATTTGGGCTAAAGCCCATAAACCAATCTATTCCACGACCTGAAAGTCGTGGCAATTGAAAGGAAATCAGATAATTAATTGTTCATTAGTCAACCACAATGCTGTCTCTGGCGACCACAATGATCGCCTCTACTTTCTACTTTTAACTTTTACCTTTTAACTCACTATATTTGTATGCCCAGAAGCGTAGCATCATCAATTTGTGGTCTATCGCCTTTCCACTTGTTAAATTGTTCAATAAATGCTATCTGCTGTTTGTGAACATTTAGTTCGGCAACATTGAGAATGATTTCTTTAAAACGTGCATAACCAAATCTCTTTTCATCTTTACCACCAAGTTGGTCGGTATAGCCATCTGTAAACATGTAAATTGTGTCAGATTGTTCTATTTTCAAAGATTGTGAGCGGAATGTTTTACAATCTGTGCTTCCGTTTAGCGAGCACTTTTCTGGTTCTAACTCTAAAATTTTTTGTTTGTTTACAACAAATACAGGCAAATTGGCACCTGAATATCTCAAGGTCATTGTTTCAAAATTTATCGTAATCATTGAAATATCCATTCCGAGCTGTCCCTGAAAGCGGTCGTCGGTACTTGTAAATGCCTGTTTGATTTTTTGGCTCAGAAGTGTAAGGAATCTGCCTGGGTCGGGGTCTTGCATTGAATTAACAATTTCGTTCAGATATGTGATACCCATAATAGAAATTAGCCCTGCAGGAGCTCCGTGTCCGGTACAGTCAGCCACAACCACACAATATTCGTTGTAGCGTTGTGCGAACCAATAAAAATCACCTGATATATTTT encodes:
- a CDS encoding SpoIIE family protein phosphatase, with translation MQNRVDIEKLQKKLSTFPIFEGTHGFQLEQIIRASHIIPYKAGSAIYEANDISTAFFIILSGVVKIEIHELKSIELGSGNYFGEYSLIENRPHNGTAIAKTNCEILVLPSDVFNNLLQQSLPFSNNLLRILVKRLKATERLESALIEKNIQINEQNVRINDSNELAGIIQKALLPQEKLLKLKFDSCFLLFQPCENISGDFYWFAQRYNEYCVVVADCTGHGAPAGLISIMGITYLNEIVNSMQDPDPGRFLTLLSQKIKQAFTSTDDRFQGQLGMDISMITINFETMTLRYSGANLPVFVVNKQKILELEPEKCSLNGSTDCKTFRSQSLKIEQSDTIYMFTDGYTDQLGGKDEKRFGYARFKEIILNVAELNVHKQQIAFIEQFNKWKGDRPQIDDATLLGIQI